The Malus domestica chromosome 10, GDT2T_hap1 genome contains a region encoding:
- the LOC103444944 gene encoding protein DOG1-like 4: protein MRYEEDKVDREMERQQVAMADRRMVELARLATRARNGEATVELEGMVSVAMKVMRNGFEGVMKAADCVRLKTLKGLLDLLSPLQSVKFLAATFMVQIKLRERGGRNVTKINCCP, encoded by the coding sequence ATGAGGTACGAGGAAGATAAGGTGGATAGGGAAATGGAGAGGCAGCAGGTGGCGATGGCGGACAGGAGGATGGTGGAATTAGCCCGACTGGCGACCCGAGCGAGGAACGGGGAAGCGACGGTGGAGCTGGAAGGGATGGTGAGTGTGGCGATGAAGGTGATGCGGAATGGGTTTGAGGGGGTGATGAAGGCGGCGGATTGTGTGAGGCTCAAGACATTGAAGGGGTTGTTGGATTTGCTGAGTCCATTGCAGAGTGTGAAGTTCTTGGCTGCTACTTTCATGGTGCAGATTAAGTTGAGGGAACGGGGAGGAAGAAATGTGACCAAAATCAACTGTTGTCCTTAA
- the LOC103444832 gene encoding G-type lectin S-receptor-like serine/threonine-protein kinase At1g34300, with protein sequence MALQTHIRFSLLLLIASLLSAAVSAATTISPGSSLSAANLNTTWSLPSDTFSLGFIPSDPPTSPPSYIAAISYSGGVPVWSAGAGKAVDSGGTLQFLQSGTLRLVNGSGATLWDSNTASLGVSSAEITDSGNLVLRNGTVTVWSSFDNPTDSIVPGQNLTVGKVLRSGLYSFKLVKNGNLTLLWNDSIVYWNQGLNSSVNTNVSSPTLGLQSIGILSITDPKLSTAAIVAYSNDYAEAGDILRFLKLGSDGNLRIYSSTRGSGAITERWAAVTNQCEVFGYCGDMGVCSYNDSNPVCGCMSLNFELVDPKDSRKGCKRKMKTEDCPQNLTMLDLVHTRFLTYPPETETQIFFVGISACRSNCLVNSVCDASTSLSDGTGLCYYKTPGFLSGYHSPAMSSSSYIKVCGPVIPNPSSSMGTGDKKKDWKLRAWIVVVVVIATLFALMALEGGLWWWFCRNSPAFGGLSAQYALLEYASGAPVQFSYKELQRSTKGFKEKLGAGGFGAVYKGILANRTVVAVKQLEGIEQGEKQFRMEVATISSTHHLNLVRLIGFCSEGRHRLLVYEFMKNGSLDSFLFATQEQSGKLLNWESRFNVALGTARGITYLHEECRDCIVHCDIKPENILLDENYNAKVSDFGLAKLVSAKDHRYRTLTSVRGTRGYLAPEWLANLPITSKSDVYSYGMVLLEIVSGRRNFEVSEETNRKKFSLWAFEEFEKGNIKGIVDKRLVDQDVDMDQVKRAIQVTFWCIQEQPSHRPMMGKVLQMLEGITDIETPPGPRAAIEGSAGGTSMNVSTDITTLSATAASAPAPSSFSSVHVSGVSPLTSGRNTEKATASLIQSDPN encoded by the coding sequence ATGGCGCTCCAAACCCACATCCGATTTTCACTCCTTCTCTTGATCGCCTCTCTCCTCTCCGCCGCCGTTTCCGCCGCCACCACAATCTCACCAGGCTCCTCTCTCTCCGCCGCTAACCTAAACACCACCTGGTCCTTGCCAAGCGACACCTTCTCCCTCGGCTTCATCCCCTCCGACCCCCCCACTTCACCCCCTTCTTACATCGCCGCCATCTCCTACTCCGGTGGCGTCCCCGTCTGGTCCGCCGGTGCAGGCAAAGCAGTGGACTCCGGAGGAACCCTCCAGTTCCTCCAATCCGGCACCCTCCGCCTCGTCAACGGCTCCGGCGCCACTCTCTGGGACTCCAACACCGCCAGCCTCGGCGTCTCGTCGGCAGAGATTACCGATTCGGGCAACTTGGTCCTCCGAAACGGTACCGTTACCGTCTGGTCCAGCTTCGACAACCCCACCGATTCGATCGTCCCCGGGCAGAACCTCACTGTGGGTAAGGTTTTGCGATCTGGGTTGTACTCGTTTAAGCTTGTAAAAAATGGGAATCTTACACTTTTGTGGAATGATAGTATTGTGTATTGGAATCAGGGATTGAATTCTTCTGTTAATACGAATGTGAGTTCGCCTACTCTAGGATTGCAGTCAATTGGTATTCTGTCAATTACTGATCCAAAATTGTCCACTGCTGCTATTGTTGCTTATAGTAACGATTATGCCGAAGCCGGTGATATTTTGCGGTTTCTGAAGTTAGGGAGTGATGGGAATTTGAGGATTTATAGCTCTACTAGAGGTAGTGGGGCTATAACTGAGAGATGGGCAGCTGTTACTAATCAGTGTGAGGTTTTCGGGTATTGTGGGGACATGGGAGTTTGTAGTTATAACGATTCTAATCCGGTATGCGGATGTATGTCTCTTAATTTTGAGCTTGTTGATCCCAAGGATAGCAGGAAAGGGTGTAAGAGGAAGATGAAGACTGAGGATTGTCCTCAGAATCTGACTATGTTGGACTTGGTACATACTCGGTTCTTGACGTACCCTCCTGAGACGGAGACGCAGATTTTCTTTGTGGGGATATCGGCCTGCAGGTCGAATTGTCTTGTAAATAGTGTATGTGATGCTTCTACGTCTTTGTCTGATGGCACAGGGCTATGTTACTACAAGACACCAGGTTTTCTTAGTGGTTATCACAGTCCAGCTATGTCCAGTAGTTCATATATCAAGGTATGTGGACCAGTGATCCCAAATCCGTCATCTTCAATGGGGACTGGTGACAAGAAAAAGGATTGGAAATTGCGTGCTTGGATAGTGGTTGTTGTGGTTATTGCCACCCTCTTTGCTTTGATGGCATTGGAAGGTGGTTTGTGGTGGTGGTTTTGCAGAAACAGTCCCGCCTTTGGTGGATTGTCTGCTCAATATGCGCTTCTTGAGTATGCTTCTGGTGCACCGGTTCAGTTCTCGTATAAGGAGCTCCAGCGCTCAACTAAGGGATTCAAGGAGAAGCTTGGGGCAGGAGGATTTGGAGCTGTTTATAAAGGCATTCTTGCTAATCGAACTGTTGTTGCAGTTAAGCAACTTGAGGGGATCGAGCAAGGGGAGAAACAGTTCAGGATGGAGGTTGCAACAATTAGTAGCACCCACCATTTGAATCTGGTGAGGCTGATTGGTTTTTGCTCAGAGGGGCGCCATAGGCTTCTGGTATATGAGTTCATGAAAAATGGGTCCCTCGATAGTTTCCTTTTTGCAACACAAGAGCAATCAGGAAAGTTGTTAAATTGGGAGTCTCGGTTCAACGTTGCCCTTGGCACTGCAAGGGGGATCACATACCTTCATGAGGAGTGCCGAGACTGCATTGTGCATTGTGATATAAAACCAGAGAACATTCTGTTAGATGAGAATTACAATGCCAAAGTGTCAGATTTTGGCCTCGCAAAGCTAGTTAGTGCAAAGGACCACAGGTATCGAACCTTGACGAGTGTTAGAGGTACTAGAGGGTACTTGGCACCAGAATGGCTAGCAAATCTTCCAATAACTTCCAAATCTGATGTTTACAGTTATGGTATGGTTTTGCTAGAGATTGTAAGTGGGAGAAGGAATTTTGAAGTTTCTGAGGAGACAAATAGGAAAAAGTTCTCCTTATGGGCTTTTGAGGAATTTGAGAAGGGTAACATCAAGGGAATTGTCGATAAAAGGTTAGTCGACCAAGATGTTGATATGGATCAAGTGAAGAGAGCGATTCAGGTAACCTTCTGGTGCATACAGGAACAACCATCTCACAGGCCGATGATGGGAAAGGTTTTGCAGATGCTGGAAGGAATTACAGATATTGAAACCCCGCCAGGCCCAAGGGCTGCCATCGAAGGGTCTGCCGGTGGAACCAGCATGAATGTGAGCACTGATATCACCACTCTATCCGCTACTGCTGCCTCAGCCCCAGCTCCCTCCTCATTTTCATCAGTGCATGTTTCAGGAGTATCGCCGCTAACATCAGGGAGGAATACGGAGAAGGCAACTGCGTCCCTTATACAGTCAGACCCAAATTGA